GCGGTGGCCTTCCCCGAAGGGCCGTTGACGTCCGTGTCAAGCGCGATGCCGGTGATCCGCCAAGCGAGCGCGGTTCGTTTGAGCCGGATCGGGCGAGTGCCCTGGGCGCCTTGCGTCTTTGGGTTGCGATGCGATACTGTTGCTGCGCCAAGCGATTCGGTGATGGCCCCGGAAGCTCGGGGCAGTCCCGATACGCGGTTTCGCTGGCAGGCTCATTCACACATGCGTCGCGCACGGATCGCGTCGCGCAGCAACACGGGGAATCACCATGCAGTTGGGGGGAGTCGGGCTTGCATCAAGCAAGCTTTGGCCGTTCTGGCCTGTGCCATGGCGGCCGTATCGGTTGCGCAGGCCGCCGATGCCGTGCGCTGGCGCATGGCCACCGAGTATCCGGCCACCGCCATGCCGGGCGAAGGCGTGGCCTCGTTCGTGCACGAAGTGAAGCTGCGCACGGGTGGCGCGGTGGAGATCGTGCCCTCTTATGACACGGCGGCCGGTATCAAGTCGGCCGATATGCCGGCGGCGGAACGCGATGGCCGGCTGGAGGCGGCGGATGCGTTCGGTGGGGCGCTGGCCGGTGTCGATCCGGTGTTCTCGCTGTCTTCGCTGCCGTTTGTCGCGACCACTGCGGACGATGCGCGCCGGCTGGCCGATCTCGCCCGGCCGTTGTATGCGCAGGCATTCGCGCGTCAGGGTCTGCATCTCCTGTACATGACGCCGTGGCCGGCCACCGGCCTGTGGTCGAAGCAGCCGGTGCCGGGCGTCGAGGCGCTGCACGCGCTCGCGGTCCGCACCTATGACGCCACCTCGCAGCACGTGATGCAGGCCGCCGGCGCCAAGGCCGAGAACCTGTCCTTCATGGAAGTGATGCCGCGCCTGGCCGACGGGAGTGTCACCGCGGTGCTGTCCTCCGGCGATGGCGGTGCGGGACGCAAGTTGTGGACGTGGCTGCCCAACTTCACCGCCATCGGCTACGCCATGCCCCTGTCGTTCGCTACTGTCGACGCTCGCGCATATGCCGCGTTGCCACTCGAGACGCGTCACGCCATC
The sequence above is drawn from the Ralstonia solanacearum K60 genome and encodes:
- a CDS encoding TRAP transporter substrate-binding protein → MAAVSVAQAADAVRWRMATEYPATAMPGEGVASFVHEVKLRTGGAVEIVPSYDTAAGIKSADMPAAERDGRLEAADAFGGALAGVDPVFSLSSLPFVATTADDARRLADLARPLYAQAFARQGLHLLYMTPWPATGLWSKQPVPGVEALHALAVRTYDATSQHVMQAAGAKAENLSFMEVMPRLADGSVTAVLSSGDGGAGRKLWTWLPNFTAIGYAMPLSFATVDARAYAALPLETRHAIDKAAEMTELQQWARLRTRLAENTRRMQDNHVAIVETPSPELRGALRAAAAQTVAEWKRQAGPAAAATLERFQHDAAH